The genome window TTTAAGGTTGGATATGAAGAGAATATCCTAGTGAATCTATAATTTCATCAACTAAACATATGTTTAATTGTACTTCTTTTTTTGATAGCAGACATTACAATAGTTTTGTACTGATAGTTTCCTTCGTGGATCTTTCTCATCACACAGTCTCATGACCCAGTTGTTTGTCTCATAACAAGTAATTGAGATATTTATACATCATTACAAATTTTTTTATGCCTGTATTACTCTCATGCAATACTGTTACTTGAAAAATTCATGTTCCCTTTTTTGTGGGGAGGGAAAGATCTTGTTTGACATAAAGCCTCTTCTCTTGAATGAGTAGGACCACTGATTTCCCTAGGAAATTTTCAACTTGGACCTGTACTTTGTTAATCTTATTTGATGTCACTAATGTATTAGATGGATGTTGATGTGAAACATCTTTTAGCAGGACCTTACTGTAGTGAAATGTTTACTCTGCTTTACTGCAAAcaaaattgttgaatcttattTTTCAAGCCAAGTAGCAGTTTactatttcaaaaaatcaaggacAAATGTGACTGTGGTATATTGAAACATTCAGTTAGTTCATCAGAGGGAAGTGACTGTCATATCTTGCCCAAGGTTTCCATCAGGTTGGATGCAAATAACAATCAACttgatcagagtaggtttgaccaGGATAAACATATTTAAATCAACATATGCTTATGTTGGACACAATTATAATCCTGATAGATCTCGGATTGAATTCTAAATagtgaaatgaaaaaaaattaaaccaaTTTGCGTTACTCTAGAATCAAATTAGAATTACACTACATTTTGTTTTTTTTGGGGAAGATGGTCTACATTTTATTATTGAACCACCAGGAGAAAATTGGTGAAGAAATATTCTGGAGAAGGTATTTGTTAGGAGAGAAAAACAGAAAACACAGAATTAGATTGCATATATCTTGATGCGGACTAAGAAACGACTGTCTTCTAAGAAGCATCAAGTAAAACTATCGTTGTTGGTCAGGTTGGCTGCAAATCTCGGACTTCTTTGATCTTGCAATTGGAACCCATAGGAAACTGAATTGAACATTGTATGTATATTCATGTTCCAGTCTGGAACGCCTTATGAAGTTGCTAGATAATTAAAACAATAGCTCCTTCTGCTAGCTGTTATTTGAGGCACATCTAAAGAAGCTTTACAAAAAGGGTACATAAGGACCTCAGAGGCTAAGCATACTTGAAAAACACAACaaaaaatcttcttatttttctgtaTGAAAGCAAAACCTCCTGGTTGTCTTTAGTGTGTAAACGAAGGCTAAATCTTAATTCTTGTCAATGAACAGATTCATTGCTGACAAGAAGATTCTTGTTTACCCGTTCCTTTTTGAGACAGTAGATTGTATAATTGCCACCAACTATGGCTTGTAACCCAGGCCATCCAACTACTTCTGACTGTATCCACTATTCTTACAGGTATATCAGCTTAAAATCATGACCCATGGTGATTTTGTAATGTAAACTGCAACTTGTTATATATGCTACTTGATTTTTTGTGGGCCAATTTGACACGACACCCTACCTTGTAAataccaaaacaaaaaaaaaacttcatgTTTTGGGCAATTCCTCACATAAATGGATATCCAAAGGTCATATCTTCGGCTTGGAGGGCACTTTAGAAGGCTTCTGTTACACTCAATATGACTAGCTGAAAATCTGTGATGAGAACTACTTCTATTTGAATAACAGCCATTAGTACAAAATACTGGAATTTTTTGAAGGATAAAAATGTGATGATTAACACAATTTTGATTAAAAGAAAGGAGGAACTTCCTGTAAATAACGTAATGATACCAATACTTGTTTGACATGGGAAGAGACTAGCTCAATGTATATGTTTATCAATTAGTTAATATATTTTCTTGTAGTTCACACATGCTTGATAAAATACAAGGTAATAAAAAATAGACTATTTAAACCTTGGAAGCTGCACCTATATGCTGATGAGTTCCCTTGCATGGTAACTTAGTTGGGATACCTAAAAGATGATGTCTACTACATCATCCCATATGTTAAAGGCAAGTGTGGATGTTTATGATCTCTAGATTATTGTAAGGGAAAGCATATATTAGCTAGCCATTTTTTCTAGCATTAAGAGTGAAAATCTATCGCATAAGAGGATGGAGCATGGTCATGAGATTGCTTTTAACTAGTTATAATCGACATAATATGAATGAATTTGCTTTATAGCCATCTAGATTCTAACctattttctccttttcttttttaatagCTCATCGCCTTGTCTGAGAAGAGATGGTAGAACAGCTGTTAGAAAATCAAATGCAGAAAACATTTACGAGAACTACTGAAGTAAGGATTTTTCTGCATCAGTTTGAGGATGGCTATAATTAACTGATCCGGATTTTCTATGCCAAGCATGCATGTTGTACCTGAAACTTTAACAAAGCAAGTAAAAAGACCGACATGAGTTATTTATTTTGTAACTTTATGTGGCTTattatcctttttctttctcaataATGTGGAATTACTTGTCCTCCCACTTGAGTCTCTTGATAATATATAACTTCTGCGGCAGAAATATACTTTTGGTAGCTTTGACCTTATTGAGGTGATAAAATTGATTTTCAATTTaacattatatatttatatataatcaatTGATCTGATGGTAGCATACCCTCAGTTATGTCGTCTTGTACTCTGTTGCTCCTCGCTCTTTGTGGCAAACATGGGAAAGAATATTTTGGAGTTCAATATCTTTTATGAGGTGTATCATATGTTCTTGGCACAAATCAATTAACTGAGATAACTTCGACTTTGTGAAGAGTTTCTACGTTGTGTGATTTTCGATTTTCTGAATCATTTTGTAAACTGAAGTGATGATATTTGAGGCAAAAGTTCAAATTATATTTGAggcaaaaattcaaattatagcTATTATGATGCATACACTCCTTTTCCAGAACAGTTATGAACTCACAATtccaaagaaaaaatattttttcttataaatatatACTAAGGATCTACATACCATTATACCCTGTCTTTGCCTGTGAAAACGTAGAACATATAGATGATTTTATTTGTTGGACTAGTAAAGTCCCTAACATGGGAACTGTTTAAATCAAAAATATACTACTTTATACAATTAATCAACTTGCTGAAACaagatagaattaggaactagGCTACCTAGAGTCTAGTGCTACCTTTGTCATATGACATTGATTTGACATGAAGCTAATTCATTTATAAATACTTGGTTTCAGGTACAGTATCCAAAAATATAGTATTTTTTAGTTGTAAGTTATGCTTGAGATGATAATGTCCCTAGATGTTGCATGAATCcgtaatacttatatatatatatatatatatatatatatatatatgtatatatatatatatatatatgtatatatatatatatatatatgtatatatatatatatatgtatatatatatatatatgtatatgtatatatatatatatatatgtatatatatatatatatatgtatatatatatatatatatgtatgtatatatatatatatatgtatatatatatatatatgtatgtatatatatatatatatgtatgtatatatatatatatatgtatgtatgtatatatatatatatatatatatatgtatgtatatatatatatatatatgtatgtatgtatatatatatatatatatatatatatatatatatatatatatatatacatacatatatatagatatatatatatatacatacatacatatatatacatacatatatatacatacatacatacatacatatatatatatatatacatatatatatatatatatatatatatatatatatatatatatatatatacatacatatatatatatatatacatatacatatatatatatatacatacatacatatatatatatacatatatacatatatatacatacatatatatatatatatgtataaataaatatatatatatatatatacatacatacatatatatgtatatatatacatatacatatacatatacattatatatatatatatatatgacttccATAATTATTGAGATTTTAATTTAACTTTTGAAAGTAGAAAAACTGTGATATAGTAAGGATTTCTAATTATGAGTAGCATGTAATTAACCACTTCTTATCTACAATTTTAGATTATGCGATTGCATTCAATTTTTACGTCATCAATGACTTGCTTTTCATTTTCCACTTTTGGCGGAGCCTTAAAGAGGCCGACTCCGTTTCGGCGTTGAGATCAAACAAAtggcagatcaacgtattttgggCGTCACGCCGATCGCCTGAACCTGCTTCTCGTTCTATCTTCTTCCACCTTGCTCGCTCGTTCGCGGTGGCGTATATAGCAGCAAGGCCCGGAAAGAAAGAGGAGATCGAGGAACAGATATGCCAAAGGAAATGGGAAGAGGCGAGGAGAGGAGGAACCCTTTGGCCTTCTCTTCTCTTTGGACCATCTTCATGCATGCAGATGCCGTGGACAAGTGGCTGATGGCTCTAGGGTTCTCGGGCGCCATCATGAGTGGCATCGCCACACCCATGGTTCTCTTCATCACCAGCAACATGGTGAACAACCTCGGCACCGGCCCCTCCCTTTCTCCTCGATTCATGGACCAAGTCAATAAGGTTCGATCCCCCCTCCTTCTCCCTTGACCTGCTCCTGGGTATGCTCTCGCCGTTCTCACGATCGATGATctctgtttgtttgttttttgcGCCCCTTCCGTACCCAGAATTCGCTCTGCTTGGTGTACCTGTCACTTGGAGTCTTCGTGATGTCCTTCTTAGGTACGACATCACCAAACCCTGTTACTTTCCTCCTTCTCATCTTCTCCTGCTAATGGTGAATGTGGTGATGACAGAAGGATTTTGTTGGACGAGGACGGGTGACAGACAAGCAATGCGGATGCGGACGCGATACTTGAAGGCGATACTCAGGCAAGACGTAGAGTACTTTGATCTCAACGCTACATCCATGTCCGAGGTCATCACCAGCGTCTCCAGCGACAGCCTCATCATCCAAGACGTCATCAGCGAGAAGGTCACGACCCATCTTCCCTTTTCTCTGGATGACGTGGTGTTGCTCAACCATGTTTGGGGAATATGCAGGTGCCCAACTTCATAAACAATGCCGCGCTGTTCGCTAGTAGCTACTTGGTAGGATTCCTTATGATGTGGAGGCTGGCTCTGGTCGCCTTCCCCACCTTCTTGCTTCTCGTCATACCTGGTATCATGTACGGGAGGATGTTCATGGACCTGGCGAGGAAGATCCGAGATGAGTACGAGAAGGCTGGCGCCATCGCCGAGCAAGCCGTCTCCTCCATCAGGACGGTCTACTCCTTTGTGGCCGAGAGGCGGACCATGTGTATGTTCTCGAACGCGCTCGAGGATTCGGTCAAGCTCGGCCTACGGCAGGGCTTGACCAAGGGCATCGCCGTTGGGAGCAACAGCGTGACCTTCGCCATCTGGGCCTTCATGGCCTGGTACGGCAGCCGGATCGTCATGTACCATGACGGCAAGGGCGGCACCGTCTTCGCCGTTGGAACTGCGATCGTCAATGGAGGCCTGTAatgatctctctctcttctctgccATTATTGTTGCCTCCCCTCCATCCTTCTCTGCTCATCTCTCTCGTCTCTTCCATTTGCTTAACGAACATGGAATCAAAAGGGCGCTCGGATCCGGGCTTTCCAACATCAAGTACTTCTCGGAGGCGAGCTCAGCCGGAGAGCGGATCATGAAAGTGATAAGAAGAACACCGAGAATCGATTCAGATAGCACGGAGGGTACGGTAATCGAGAATCTTTCCGGGGATGTGGAGTTCAGATCGGTCGAATTCGCATATCCTTCGAGGCCGGAAAACATCATCCTGAGAGGCTTTGATCTGAAGGTTCCGGCCGGGAAAACTGTGGCTCTGGTGGGCGGCAGTGGATCAGGGAAGTCGACCGTCATTGCATTAATGGAGAGGTTCTACGATCCACTAGGAGGTGAGATTTTGCTGGACGGAGTGGATATTAAGAGCATCAAACTCAAGTGGCTAAGGTCACAGATAGGATTGGTAAGCCAAGAGCCAGCTCTCTTTGCGACCTCCATAAAGGAGAACTTGCTCTTTGGCAAGGAAGAAGCAACCGTGGAGGAGGTGGTGGCAGCTGCAACGGCGTCGAATGCCCACAACTTCATCTCTCAGCTGCCTCAGGGTTATGACACACAGGTTATATTGTCTTCTAACACTATATTTCCAAGCATTTGAGTGCAGCTATAGATTAGATTGCATGACTATTCTTGCATCTTGCTTTCCCTTTACTTGGACCATTAAGCTGTCGGCATACTGGGCTGGCTTCCTATTTGAGCAGTAGTTCATAAAGCATGCGGGGACAGTGCATGACAAGATTCCGACATTGGGAGCCTTGTATTGGCCAAGACCATGACATGATTGCATTCCTGGAAACCCACCCATTTATGGTTAATGATTAGCTGGGTGGATGAAATTTCATCTGGCCACCACACGGCAAAGTTTCTGGGATTTTTTTGGTATTTCATTGTTGATGCTTTCCACCAAATGAAGCCACAACTTTATGCTCATAACAATGATATACGATTGACACATGGCTTGTCTTAGCTAATTTCTAATAGCTTTTGTTATGTCGCCAACAAGATTATGTAATAACAATAATTAAGATAGCGATGCTCTACGTTTAATAGATTATTAATgccataatcaaaatatttaagttaaaattgataatagtACCTCTATCATTCTCTTAAATAAAACTAATCAAAATATAGAACTAATCAAGGTGTTACAAATTCTTTTAATTAAGGATATGATATCATTGTCAAGATTCAACATAATCTAAATCAAATCTTAATATAATGCATGTAAGATATAGCCCAACGATAGTCATCTAACTCCATATATAGATAGTCTCTTTTTATTTGAGTCTTCTCACCGTACCCAAATGTTAGATCATTTCTGATATCAAATATTACGATTCATAAGttaattgatttattaatttcTTTGAACCCAAATCGCTAGCTAAAGTACTTAAAATTGATACTAATGCATGCATCATATTTTTATAAGTTTATTTTAATCTTACTTGTTGTGTGGAGAGTGTTATCGACCATGGGTCGGTCTGGCTTGGTCTTAACCCGAAGGTGTAGGGGCATTCAAGGAACTCTCGTGATAGTCTTGCGAGACGGTTAATGTAGCATCAAGGTGTCCGAGGTGACTCTAAGGTGGTTTTTAAGGTGGCTTCTAAGGTGGATTTCGATCTCCTCGATGGGTTCCTGTACAAAGGTTAGCGTCGGGGGAGAGTTTCTCGACCCAACCCTTCCAACATTTAAGTTAGCTCCTTTTGAGATTATGTAGAATGTGAAAAGTTTTTGGGAGAGAGGTTTGACCTTGAGTAAGATTTGGGAGTTAGCTTTTATATCTGAATGATCAAGGGAATCATTTATAATCATTGTAATGCCCTTCCTTTGGCATTTTATCAACAAGAGTGACAGTTGAATAGCCTCCTGCAGGCTATTCATCCGGGGAGTAAGTTTGAATGATCATCCGGGGATTACTGTTCATGGAGACTAATAGGATCAACCTAATGGCCTTTCATAAACTGTTATGCATATGGATCGATAAGCCATTACTACCTAGTGACTTGGTCAGATTATCGATGTTACCCCCCACATCGCTGTTTCGGTGGCGATCAGTTGACAGATTATCAAAATATTCTCTATCATTACTCAATTTTACGTAGCAGTGCGGATATCTGCACTTTCCTTATGAACATAATCTTGCACAGTTTTGCCATTGTTTGCAGTTGTAGAATCCATCCTAATGTTGCTTTAATAAAACATAACACAAACCGGGAACACCCTCATCATTTACTGTCATTTGCCCTTGACAAGTGTTCCACAACTTGTGCAGATTAATTTAGGTAAGGTCTCAATCTCTACATTATCTCCACGGGTAAACCGGCACTCGTGTATGTGCTTGTATGTGCTTGTTCTTTAATGAAACCTTTCATAAATGTGTCATTGCTATCAGTTGCATTAGCCTATTGTAATGTCTCAGTGTTTACATTGTAGCCATGCCATATAAAGGTAAGCTAACATCACGAAATGAATACAACCTTCTTGAAGTACTTGTGATGGTATACAAACTTCCCAATGATTTCATCTTGGTATAGGAATCACAATAACATCTCTTTTCATTTTGTGCCAATTCTTGATCCACATTTTTGTTTTCCTTTATTCTGTGATAGGATCTTGGTTGAATCTTTTGAAGTGAATACCGTGCCATGCCTGCATATATTTGGTGTGCTATATGCATTCATGAGTACAGACATAGCATGGTAGTGTTTCTAAAGTTATCGTTCATGACAGGTAGGAGAAAGTGGGGTTCAGATGTCAGGAGGTCAGAAGCAGCGGATAGCGATCGCAAGGGCTGTGCTGAAGTCGCCCAGGATTCTTCTGCTTGATGAAGCCACAAGCGCGTTGGACTCGGAGTCGGAGCGAGTCGTCCAAGAAGCACTCGACCTGGCGTCCCTCGGTCGGACCACCATCGTCGTCGCGCACCGCCTGTCCACTATCAGGAACGCCGACGTGATCGCCGTCGTGCAAGCCGGCCGAGTCGCGGAGCTTGGCTCCCACGACGACCTCATCCGTGATGAAGATGGACTCTACTCATCCCTCGTTCGCTTCCAACAGACGGCGGGAGCAGCGGGAAACGATGCGCCTAGCTCATCATCGGCAGCGTTGGTGGCCTTCCCTCGACCCGGTAGCAGCGAGAGCCGCAGGTTATCGTTGTGCAGCAGATCAAGCTCCACTAGTTCTTCGCGCCACCAGGAGTCGCAAGGGGAGTCCGAGGCGGATGCTCCTCCCCCGGTTCCATCTCTGCGGAGGCTGTTGCTGTTGAACTTACAGGAATGGCGGCAGGCGGTGCTGGGAAGCTTGGGCGCGATGGCTTTCGGGGCGGTGCAGCCACTGTACGCCTTCGCGATGGGAAGCATGCTGTCGGTGTACTTTATGAATGATCACAAAGAGATCAGGTCAAACACGAGGACGTACTGCCTCATCTTCGTCGCCATGTCGGTCCTCTCCTTTTTGGTCAATATTCTGCAGCACTACAACTTCGCGGCCATGGGGGAGTACCTGACAAGGCGGGTGAGGCAGAGGATGCTCTCCAAGATTCTCACGTTTGAAGTTGGGTGGTTCGATCGGGACGAGAACTCTACTGGCGCCATCTGCTCTCGACTCGCCAACGATGCCAATGTGGTCAGTAGCAATCTCCGTTAGCAGCTAGGCGTCCATAGGGACTTCGTCGTTCTCTAATCGGCATCTCTCTCCTGCTGCAGGTTCGAATGCTGGTGGGTGATCGGATGTCTTTGATCATTCAGGCAGTCTCTGCGGTGACCATAGCATGGACGTTGGGTCTGGTCATCGCATGGAAGCTGGCCCTCATCTTGATCGCCATCCAACCACTGATGATAGTATGCTACTACTCCCGAATGGTTATTCTCAAGAGCATGTCCAAGAAGGCCATCGAGTCGCAGTCGGAGAGCAGCAAGGTAGCTGCCGAAGCCGTCGCCAACCTTCGTACCGTCACCGCGTTCTCGTCGCAGGATCGGATTCTCCACCTGTTCGGGAGAACCCAAGAGGGCCCGAGCAGGGAAAGCGTACGGCAGTCCTGGGTAGCCGGCATCGTCCTCGGCATCTCCCAGGCTCTCATGAGGTGCAGCTGGTCTCTGGCCTTTTGGTACGGCGGCCGGCTCATGTTTCATGGCCACATCACCGCCGAGGCTCTCTTTCAGAACATCCTCATCCTGGTTAGCACAGGCCGTGTCATCGCGGAGGCCGGCAGCATGACATCGGACCTCGCCAAGGGAGCAGATGTCGTCGGCTCTGTTTTTGCAGTGATGGACCGGTTCACCCACATTGAACCTGAAGATGACAAAGGCCATCGGCCGGAGAATTTGGTCGGCGACGTCGACATCTGCCGCGTTGACTTCGCATATCCAGCGCGGCCTGACGTACTCATCTTTAGTGGTTTCTCCCTCACCATCGAGGCCGGCAAGTCGACTGCGCTGGTGGGGCAAAGCGGTTCAGGCAAATCGACCATCATCGGACTCATAGAGCGATTCTACGACCCGCTCAAGGGGACGGTGAAGATCGACGGCAGGGACGCGAAGTCGTACCATCTCCGGTCGCTGAGGAAACACATCGGGCTGGTGGGACAAGAGCCGGTGCTGTTCGCCGGGTCGATCAGAGAGAACATAGCGTACGGCATGGATGAGCCGACGGAGGGCGAGATCGAAGACGCGGCGAGGACGGCCAACGCGCACGACTTCATCAGCGGCCTCAACGACGGCTACGACACGTTCTGCGGGGAGAGAGGGGTGCAGCTGTCGGGCGGGCAGAAGCAGCGGATCGCGATCGCAAGGGCGGTGCTGAAGAATCCGGTCATACTGCTGCTGGACGAGGCGACGAGCGCCCTGGACAGCCAGTCGGAGAAGGTGGTGCAGGCGGCGTTGGAGAGGGTGATGGCGGGGAGGACGAGCGTGGTGGTGGCGCACAGGCTGAGCACCATTCGCAACTGTGACCTCATTGCGGTGATGGAGAAGGgggtggtggtggagaaggggaCGCATGCCTCGCTGCTGGCCAAGGGGCCCAAAGGATCCTATTGTAGCTTGGTTAGCCTACAACAAGGGAACAAGGACGTATGAACGCGGCTACGGACGAGCTATTGACTTCGATTGGGATGACAAAATTGATAGCAACCGGATCTTAATAGATGATAGTATTTGCTCTATTAGTTATTAGTCAACAAATCCGTGACTTAGTTGGCCTCGGTAGCATTAAGTTCCATAGACTTTTAAAAATGGTCCCATGGTTTCAAAATTATTATCAGTCACTCTTTTTTTTTCAACAATTCTTTGATGGAATTCTtatattcaaaattttttttgTGTCTCTTCACTTTTTTTTGTCTCGAATATTCACTCAAACTTATATTCATAAGGTTGGCAATGGAAATGAGTAATATGGTTGGCTATGAAAATGAGTGAGGCCATCAATGACGCCGTAACGATCGAATCATAATCTTTTTAAAGCATCATCGTATTTTTTGACATACTTTTAAAGCAATCGtgtacttcaaaaaaaaaagattgacgaTAGAAAATTCAACCATAATATCATAATGTGCTTCGATGATAATATTAAATCAAAGATAGAAGACGATGTTAGGATAGTGTATAAAAGAGATGAAGACTTGTTAGCTTCTCAAGAGAgctaagagagagagagctcgACGGACTTGATAAAAAGACAATGACGATGGAGACATGATCAATGGTCCAAAGGCAACACCGTTAACTAATAGACATTTCTTATACTGTGCAACCATGGTAATATCCATAGGAGGAATTGCTGTGGTTTGTGGAACTCATCAAACGGGTGGATAAAAGATCAATAGAGAGAGATAACCTGAGATCTTTTGAAACGCTCCTAATTAGTAGAAAGTTATAGATTGTCCAATGTACAATTCTATACGCTTCTCCATAAGAATGTAAATAACTTTCATAGAATATTTATTACATAatctaatttataattaataaaccCACGTGACATTAATAACATAGCTCAATCCATTTCAATCCACCTATAGGATATTTAATAGATACAACAACTTTTTAAAAGTCACAACATTATaatccaaattatatatatatataaaggaatcTCATTATCATATATGTAAATCATAGCTCAAATAAATACAGTGACTCACATGTCACtaaaatttatcataataaattatctttaaaatatattaaatcttTATACATTTAACGTATGCTTTGTGAATATGTATAGATATCAAATACTCTTTATGCTTATATAAAAACTTAAACCTTATAGGCATTTCAAAATCATAAATTGCTAATATAAAATACTTAACTACTTTTCAAAAcaaaattcatgcattcaaatcAAATAAAATGTTTATGATATCTTTTGAAGCAAGatacatttaaatatatttttatgttgaAAGTATAAGTATAGCTAATGTCACATATCATGACATAAAACATTATAGTACAAAGACTAGATGTTTATATAAATATAGCTAAgagtttataaatataaatatagaagTTAGGAGCATAAATATATCCCTGTGACAGAGATCGGAATCATATTTAATCCTTATGGtgtaagtaatatatatatatatatatatatatatatatatatatatatatatatatatatatatgtgtgtatatatatatatatatgtgtatatatatatatatatgtgtatatatatatatatatatgtgtatatatatatatatatatgtgtatatatatatatatatgtgtatatatatatatatatatatgtgtatgtatatatatatatgtcagtgTAAACAACCTTGAGCCGTGGTCTCGGGGCCGACACGGCTCAGTTCggatccggacgacggggatcttcctggggcgttcctcgagcacaccgaggtggtcgggtgcggtgtagccgtctcctccaagcaggaactcctcgcctgcacgTCCGgcagggaccttcggcttcgcacttgcacaaaggtcgggccgagcaccgcccgacccctccgacgatcaagttagaagatGTCAAAGGGGGTTTCAGACaaagaagtgtttttgtgtgtctCCCTCTTCCTTCCCGTTCAGAATGCaaaggtatttatagggaag of Musa acuminata AAA Group cultivar baxijiao chromosome BXJ2-3, Cavendish_Baxijiao_AAA, whole genome shotgun sequence contains these proteins:
- the LOC135607332 gene encoding putative multidrug resistance protein translates to MPKEMGRGEERRNPLAFSSLWTIFMHADAVDKWLMALGFSGAIMSGIATPMVLFITSNMVNNLGTGPSLSPRFMDQVNKNSLCLVYLSLGVFVMSFLEGFCWTRTGDRQAMRMRTRYLKAILRQDVEYFDLNATSMSEVITSVSSDSLIIQDVISEKVPNFINNAALFASSYLVGFLMMWRLALVAFPTFLLLVIPGIMYGRMFMDLARKIRDEYEKAGAIAEQAVSSIRTVYSFVAERRTMCMFSNALEDSVKLGLRQGLTKGIAVGSNSVTFAIWAFMAWYGSRIVMYHDGKGGTVFAVGTAIVNGGLALGSGLSNIKYFSEASSAGERIMKVIRRTPRIDSDSTEGTVIENLSGDVEFRSVEFAYPSRPENIILRGFDLKVPAGKTVALVGGSGSGKSTVIALMERFYDPLGGEILLDGVDIKSIKLKWLRSQIGLVSQEPALFATSIKENLLFGKEEATVEEVVAAATASNAHNFISQLPQGYDTQVGESGVQMSGGQKQRIAIARAVLKSPRILLLDEATSALDSESERVVQEALDLASLGRTTIVVAHRLSTIRNADVIAVVQAGRVAELGSHDDLIRDEDGLYSSLVRFQQTAGAAGNDAPSSSSAALVAFPRPGSSESRRLSLCSRSSSTSSSRHQESQGESEADAPPPVPSLRRLLLLNLQEWRQAVLGSLGAMAFGAVQPLYAFAMGSMLSVYFMNDHKEIRSNTRTYCLIFVAMSVLSFLVNILQHYNFAAMGEYLTRRVRQRMLSKILTFEVGWFDRDENSTGAICSRLANDANVVRMLVGDRMSLIIQAVSAVTIAWTLGLVIAWKLALILIAIQPLMIVCYYSRMVILKSMSKKAIESQSESSKVAAEAVANLRTVTAFSSQDRILHLFGRTQEGPSRESVRQSWVAGIVLGISQALMRCSWSLAFWYGGRLMFHGHITAEALFQNILILVSTGRVIAEAGSMTSDLAKGADVVGSVFAVMDRFTHIEPEDDKGHRPENLVGDVDICRVDFAYPARPDVLIFSGFSLTIEAGKSTALVGQSGSGKSTIIGLIERFYDPLKGTVKIDGRDAKSYHLRSLRKHIGLVGQEPVLFAGSIRENIAYGMDEPTEGEIEDAARTANAHDFISGLNDGYDTFCGERGVQLSGGQKQRIAIARAVLKNPVILLLDEATSALDSQSEKVVQAALERVMAGRTSVVVAHRLSTIRNCDLIAVMEKGVVVEKGTHASLLAKGPKGSYCSLVSLQQGNKDV